The following is a genomic window from Mycoplasmopsis cynos.
AACAAAATTATAAATTATACTCCATATGAACTTTAATCAAAATGCATTTTAGCTTTAAAATCTCTAAAAAACTTCAAGAATCATATATGATTCTGAAGGCTTTTTGCAATTTAAAGCTAAAATGCTTTTGATAATAAGTCATATGGAGTATAATTTGTAATTTTGTTAGATTATATCTTTATTATTTTGTTAATAATATTTTAAATACTTATTACATATATATATTCAACGAGATGAAATTAAACAACAGTGAGCGATAGATAATTGAAGCGTGGAATTATCACGATTGAAGTGATTAATGTTTCAAAGAAATTTAATGGATATAAAAATGGTAAAACAAGTAATGAGATGCTTAGATTTGTAATTCCTCAAATAATTGCAATTTTTTGAGAATTTTTATTTTTTGATGTAAATGAAACAACTAGTCCTGTTATGGTAGTTCCAACATTTGAACCAAGTACCAAAGCAATTGCTGAATTAGTTGGAAGAATATTATCACTCTGTGCATAAACTATTTGATATAAAGTGACAGTTGCGCTTGAAGACTGCAATATTCCTGTTTAAGCAAACGAAAATATAAACGCGAGTCAAGGATTTATTCCAACTACACCAATTGATTTTTTGAATAAATCAGTCTTAACAATAGCAACCGCAGATGATGAAAGAATTTTTAATGAAAAGAAAATCATTCCAATCGAAAGAATTATTAAAAATATATTAATTCAATTGGTTCTTTTTGTTAGAATTCAACCAAAAACACCTATAAACATTAATAAAATAAAATATTCAGTAAATGCAAATGATGATTGAAAAGAAACGATTAATGATGTAGTAGCAGTACCGATGTTAGCGCCCAATAAAAAGGCGATCGCGACCTTCAAACTTATAAACCTCGCTGCTAGTAAACCCATAATAAGTGCTACAGCGCCATCAGATGATTGTATTAATGTTGTTATAAATACACCTATAATAAGAGCCATAAAATTATTTTTTGAAATAAAATTTAATATT
Proteins encoded in this region:
- a CDS encoding Na/Pi symporter, whose product is MNFSSISLAIIFALASLALFIFSTKKLSSSLKSLGDTKFKKILNFISKNNFMALIIGVFITTLIQSSDGAVALIMGLLAARFISLKVAIAFLLGANIGTATTSLIVSFQSSFAFTEYFILLMFIGVFGWILTKRTNWINIFLIILSIGMIFFSLKILSSSAVAIVKTDLFKKSIGVVGINPWLAFIFSFA